The genomic window GTGCTGAACCATGAGACGCTCCGCATCAGCGACCAGGCCGCCCTCTCGGAGCAGGTGCGCATCACGTACCGCATCTCCAACGGCTCGCAGTCGGCCGAGGGGGATGTCATCGTCATCCCGATCCCGGCGCCCGCGCAGCTGCGCCCTCCGGTCGCGAACGACGACCAGGTGGTCGTGCGCGCCGGCGACGTCGTGACGATCCCCGTGCTCGACAACGACTACCACCCCAACGGCGACGCCATCCACGTCGCCCCCGACCTCGTTCCCCCGCTGATCGATCCTGAGGACGGCGAGGTCTTCGTCTCGCAGGACACCGTCCGCTTCCGGGCATCGGACGAGCCCGGCACCGTCTACGCGACCTACGAAGTCGTGGACAGCACCGGGCAGAAGGACGCCGGCTACATCACCATCCAAGTGCTGCCGGTCAACGAAGAGACCAATGCCGCTCCCCGTCCGCGCGACCTCACCGCTCGCGTGCTCGGCGGCACCCGGGTGCGCATCGCCGTGCCGCTGGACGGCATCGACGCCGACGGCGACTCGGTCGAACTGGTCGGCCTGGCATCCTCGCCGGGCAAGGGCCGCATCACCGAGACCGGCTCTGACTATCTCGTCTACGAGGCGTTCGACGACACCGCCGGCGTCGACACCTTCACCTATCGCGTGCGCGACAGGCTCGGTGCGGAGGCCACGGCGACGATCCGGGTCGGGATCGCCCCGGCCGAGGGCGTGAACCAGGCGCCGTACGCGGTGAAGGACGCCGTCATCATGCGGCCCGACCGCTCGGTCGCCGTGCCGGTGCTCGCCAACGACTCCGACCCCGACGGCGACGAGTTCGGCATCGTCAAGAACGGGCTCATCCTGCCGGATGTTGCAGGCCTCGAGGCGAAGGTCGAAGGCAACCGCGTCGTCGTGACCTCTCCGTCGGAGCCGGTCGAGACGTCGCTGCAGTACACGATCCGTGACGCCCGCGGTGCCGAGGCGAAGGCCGTGCTGCAGATCACGGTGGCCGAGGATGTTCCGCTGCAGAAGCCGATCGCACGGGACGACTACGTGCGCGCGACCGACGTGGAGGACGGGGTCGTCGATCTCGAGGTGCTCGCCAACGACGAGGACCCGGACGGCACTGTCGACGACCTCGAGCTGTCGGTCGCCGACTCCGACTCGCGCGTGCTCTCGGACGGCAAGGTGCGCGTCACCCTCGGCGACGCCGACCGCCTCGCCACCTACACGATCACCGACCGCGACGGCAACGCGGCATCCGCGTTCATCCACATCCCCGCGCTCTCGTCACTGCCGCCGACGCTCGTCTCCACCGAGCCGGTCGAGGTGAAGAGCGGCGAGACCGTCGAGCTGCCGCTCGCCGATCACGTCCGGTCTGCTGACGGTGGCAAGGTCGTCATCACGGAGGCGGCCAAGGTCACCGCGGCGCACAACGACGGGTCCTCGTTGATCAAGGACCAGACCACCCTCGTCTACACCTCGGCCCCCGGATACTTCGGCCCCGACGCCATCACCTTCGAGGTCACCGACGGCACCGGCCCCGACGATCCCGAAGGACGCAAGGCCACGCTGACCCTGCCGATCACCGTGCTTCCGCCCGAGAACCAGCAGCCGACCTTCGTCGACGGGCAGATGGATATCGCACCCGGTGAGGACCCGGCCACTCTCGACCTGGGCGGTCTCACCACCGATCCGGACCCTGAAGACGCGGACCGCCTCGAGTTCGACATCGTCGGCGGATCGCCGGACGGCATGACGGCGTCGATCGACGATGACGAGCTGCGCGTCAGCGCCGCCGCGGAGACGAAGAAGGGCACCGCCGCGACGCTCCGCCTGCGCATCACCGACGGCACCACCGAGCCCATCGAGGGCACCGTGACGATCCGCGTGATCGCGTCGACACGCGAACTGCCCACGGCCAACGACGATGTGATCGACGAGGCCCACCAGGGCAAGACGATCACGGTCCCCGTGCTGAGCAACGACGTGAACCCGTTCCCCGACAAGCCGCTGAAGGTCACCACCGCGGTCCTCGAGACCGGACAGGGCGACGTCGACGTGGCGGGCGACCAGGTGCAGGTCACCCCCGACGCGAAGTTCTTCGGCACGATGGTCGTGCGCTATCGCGTGCAGGATGCCACGGGCGATCCCGACCGCGAGGTGGAGGGCCGCATCCGGCTCACGGTGCAGGGCAAGCCCGACGCGCCCGGCACCCCGACCGTCTCGAGCGTGCAGGACCGCACGGTCGTGCTGTCGTGGACGCCGCCGGCCAACAACGGCGCCGAGATCGAGCGCTACCTCGTCTCGTCGACCGCGGGTGACTACGAGAAGGAATGCTTCGCGACCACGTGCACGCTCGACGGCCTGACGAACAACGTCGAGTACAACTTCACCGTCGTGGCCGAGAACCGCGTCGGTCCGTCCGACCCGTCGGCACCGTCCGAGACTGCGCGGCCCGACGCGCGGCCCGACACACCGGCCGCACCGTCGCTGGTCTTCGGCGATCGCAGCCTCTCGGTGTCGTGGGTGACTCCGACGACGCCGGGCTCCCCGGTCGAGAAGTACAACCTCGAGATCTCGCCGGCGCCTCCGTCGGGCATCAGCCAGAAGACCGATGTCGTCGGCAACTCGATCGTGTGGGACGGGCTGCAGAACGGCGTCGCGTACCAGGTGCGCGTGCAGGCCCTCAACCGCGCGCCCGAGCCGTCCAGCTGGAGCACGTGGTCGGTCAGCGAGATCCCGGCCCGCGCGCCCGACGCGCCGGCCGCGCCGACGACGGCGCGCCTGCAGCCCGTGGGATCCCAGGCTCAGATGCAGGTGACGTGGAGAGCGCCCGCCGACAACGGCGATGCGATCTCGGGGTACCAGCTCGACGTCCTCCGCGGATCGTCGCTGGTCAACTCCATCCCCGTCGCGGCGGGGCAGACGAGCCAGGCCGTCGTCGTGGACACCTCGACCACCGACTACACGTTCCGGGTGCGCGCCCAGAACAAGGCCGGCTGGGGTCAGTTCAGTGCCACCTCGGCGCCGCAGCGCGCGTTCACGCCGCCCGGGGCTCCGACGAACGTGACCGCACGTGAGGGCGACCGCTCGCTCACCGTGTCCTTCCAGCCCGGTGCGTCCAACGGGGCGAACCCCGGTGAGCTGAGCTACCAGGCGTCCGTGAACAACGGCGGCTGGCAGGCTCTGGCCGGCAACGGCGTCATCGGCGGACTGACGAACGGGACGAACTACTCGGTGCGGGTCAGGGCCGTCGCCACGGTGAACGGCGTCAGCGAGCCGGGCGCCGAGTCCGCCCCCTCCAACACCGTGAAGCCCTACGGGCCGGTTCGCAACCCGAACGTCAGTGCGACGGCGAGCGGAACGAGCATCACGTTCCGCTGGAGCCCGCCCGCCGAGAACGGTCGCGCCATCACCGCGATGCAGATCCGCATCGACGGCGGCTCGTGGCAGGACGTGGCGCTGAGCAACTCGCGGACCAACAACTACGGCTACAGCGAACGCCACACCATCGAGGCGCGGGCGCAGGATGCCGCCGGCCAGTGGAGCGGGATCGCCTCGGACGCCGCCACCACGGTGGAGGCGCCGAAGCCCAGGGTGTGGGTCACGAAGGGAAGCTCCGCACAGGGCCAGGACAACTGCAGCACCGCGCAGTGCGCGTACTTCCTGGTGCACACCGAGAACTTCCCCGCGGGCGACTACTCCGTCTCCTGCAACGCGACCGGCCCCTGGGGCGGCACGCCGTTCGCCGGCGGCGCGACGCGGCACCTGCCCGCGAACGGGACGGTGCAGCTGGGCTGCTACTTCGGTGACGACGGCGAGCAGGTCTGGGTCTCGATCGGCGGCTATGGCGACAGCGAGCGGCGAACCTGGCAGTAGCGAGAGCTGCGAAGACGACTCATGAAAAGGAACGAATCACGATGACGATGACCCCCGAACAGGCGGCCTGGTTCCAGGGCACCTTCGCCCGACTGGTCGACAACGTCGACCAGGCCCTCATGGGCAAGCGCGAGGTCGTGGCGCTCGTGCTGTCGGCGATGCTCGCGGAAGGCCATGTGCTGCTGGAGGATGCTCCGGGCACGGGCAAGACGAGCCTCGCCAAGGCGCTCGCGGCGACGGTGCAGGGCACCAGCAGCCGCATCCAGTTCACGCCCGACCTGCTGCCCTCCGACGTGACCGGCGTGACGATCTACGACCAGGCGTCGCACCGCTTCGAGTTCCACCGCGGCCCCGTGTTCGCCTCGATCGTGCTCGCCGACGAGATCAACCGCGCCTCGCCGAAGACCCAGTCGGCGCTGCTGGAGGTCATGGAGGAGTCGCGGATCACGGTCGACGGCGTCACGCACGACGTCGGCCGTCCGTTCCTCGTCATCGCGACCCAGAACCCCATCGAGCAGGCAGGCACGTACAAGCTGCCCGAGGCCCAGCTCGACCGGTTCCTGATCAAGACCTCCATCGGCTACCCCGACCTGGCGGTGGCCGAGCGCATCCTCGCCGGCGCCGCAGACCGCAACCCGTCGGCGCACCTTCCCGCCATCATCACGACCGGCGCCGTCGCCGACATGGCCGACCTCGCCGGCACCGTGCACGTCGACCCCGCCGTCCTGCGCTACACGGCGCAGCTGGCCGAGGCGACCCGTGACGACCAGGCCACCCGCGTGGGCGTCTCGGTGCGCGGTTCGCTCGCGATGATCCGCATCGCCAAGGTGTACGCCGCCGCGCAGGGGCGTCACTTCGTCCTGCCCGACGACGTCAAGGCGCTCGTCGCGCCGGTGTGGACCCACCGCATCGTGCTCGACCCCGAGGCGGAGTTCGCGGGCACGTCGGCCGAGACCGTCGTCGCGCGCGTCCTCGAGTCGATCGCCGCACCGCAGGCGAGGTCCGCGGCCTGATGACGACGGAGGCACTCGGGCAGGCGGCGGTCACGGAGGACCGTCGCGCCTGGTACGGGCAGCTGGCGCTGGACGCACTGCGCCGCGTCGGCGCCGTGCTCGCACGCGTGTTCGCGGTCGTGCGCCCCGCCGCCTGGGTGCTTCTCGCCGGCGCCGTCGTGCTGTGGATCGCCGGGCGGTCGCTCGGCTGGTGGGAGCTGACGGTCGCGGCCGTCTCCATCGCGGTCGTGCTGCTGCTGTGCCTGCTGTTCCTCATCGGACGCACCGCCTACGACGTCTCGCTCGACCTCAACCGCACGCGCGTCGTCGTGGGGGAGCGCGCCATCGGCGCGCTGACCCTCTCGAACACCGGCGCGCGCGCCATCCTGCCGTCCCGCGTGCTGCTGCCGGTCGGCGCCGGTCGCGGCGTCTTCGACGTACAGCGGCTGGCGGCCGGCGAATCCGCGGAGGAGCTGTTCGCGATCCCCACGTCGCGCCGCGCGGTCGTCAAGGTCGGGCCCGTCAGCGTCGTGCGCGGCGATCCTCTCGGCCTGTTCGAGCGCGTGCACCGTCGTGACGAGCCCGTCGACCTGTTCGTCCACCCGCGCACCGTGCTGTTCGACGGCCAGTCGCTCGGGTTCCTGCGCGACCTCGAGGGCCTTCCCGCGACCGACCTCTCGCCCGACGACGTGTCGTTCCACGCTCTCCGCGAGTATCAGCCGGGCGACGACCTGCGCCACGTGCACTGGAAGTCGACCGCGCGCACCGGCCACATGATGGTGCGTCAGTATGAGGAGACGCGCCGCTCGCACTTCGTGATCGGCCTCTCGACGAGCCCCGCCGACTATCGCGACGACGCGGAGTTCGAGCTGGCGATCTCCGCCGCCGGCTCGCTCGGCCTGCGGGCACTCCGCGACTCGCACCGGGTCGAGGTGCGGGTGCAGGAGCGGGCCCTCCCGTCCGGCACGGGCAAGCAGTTCCTCGACTCCCTCTCAGCGCTCGGTCAGTCCAAGCCGCGCGCGGGCACGGTCGTCGACCTCGCCGGCGTGGTGGCGGCGACCCTTCCCCTCGCGAGCGTCGTGGTGCTCGTGTGCGGCAGCCGGGTCGACGCGAACGACCTGCGCAGCGCCTGCAGCCGCCTTCCGTTCGGCGCGCGCGTCCTCGCGGTGGTCGCTTCTCCCGGCGAGGCCGCCCCGTCGCTGCGCCGTATCGGCGAGGCGGACGTCGTGACGCTCGGCGCGCTCGAGCAGCTGCCCATCGCGCTGCGGAAGGTCCTCGCATGACCGCCCCCGTCACCCCGCTGTCGCGTGCGGGATCCGCCCCGACGACGCGTTCCGCGGCACCGCGCGTCCCCGCGGCGCGTGCTGCGGGCGAGTCCCTCGCGCTCCGCCGATGGATCCTGGATCTCGGCGCCGTGACGCTGCTGCTCCTCATCCCCGTCGTGGGCTTCTGGCCGACGTTCGACGGTGCGCGCTATCTGGTCGCGGCCCTCGGCGGGCTTGTGCTCGGCATGGCGCTCGGCGTCCTGGGCACGCTGTTCCGGTGGGGCATCCTCCTCCTGACGGGTGCCACCGTCATCGCCTACTTCCTGTTCGGCGGCGCTCTCGCGCTGCCGAACACCACGGTCGCCGGCGTCGTGCCGACGCTCGAGACCCTGCGCCTGCTCGCCCTCGGCACTTTCATGTCGTGGAAGCAGTTGCTCACCACGATCGCGCCGGTCGCGACGGACGACGGCCACCTGATCGTGCCGTTCATCCTCACGCTGGTCGCGGCCGTGCTGACGACGTCGCTCGCGCTGCGGCTGCGCAGCGCGGCGTGGTCGCTGATCCCCGCGGCCGCGTTTCTCGCGATCGAGATCGCGCTGGGCACCTCCGAGCCGTTCGTGCCGGTCGTCCAGGGCATCGTGTTCGGGCTCGTCGCCGTGGTGTGGCTGGCCCTGCGCCAGGCCTGGCAGCCGCAAGCCGCGGCGATCTCGGTCGGCGAAGGCTCGGCCGGCTCGGGTGCAGGCATCCGCCGGGTGCTGTCGGGTGCGGCGGTCATCGCCGTCGCCGCGGTCATCGGCATCGCCACGAGCGGGTTCGCGGCACCGACATCTCCCCGCTACGTCCTGCGCGACGTCGTGATCCCACCGTTCGACATCCGCGAGTTCGCAAGCCCGCTGCAGTCGTTCCGCGCCTATGTCCGCGACTACCCGGAGGACGCGCTCTTCACGGTCAGCGGCCTGCCCGAGGGGGCGCGTGTGCGCCTGGCCACCATGGACGCCTACAACGGCACCGTCTACAACGTCTCGGACGAGGGCAGCGGGTCCTCGAGCGCGTTCTCGCCCGCGCGTACCAACATGTCCGCCGATGCCGAGGGCACCGAAGCACAGGTGCACGTCGAGATCGGCGCCCTGGAGAGCGTGTGGATGCCGGATGCCGGCGCCGCCCGCAGCGTCACGTTCGACGGCGACCGGGCCGACGACCTGCGACGCACCGCGCATTACAACGAGGCGACGCAGACGGGCGTCGTGACGGTCGGTCTCGAAAAGGGCGACGCCTACACGATCGACGCGGTGATCCCCGAGGTCCCGAGCGACGAGCAGCTCGGCGACCAGGCGTTCGCGCCGCTGAAGATGCCGAAGCAGGAGGGCGTGCCCGAGAGCCTCGCCGAGATCGCATCGAAGACCGTCGCCGAGGCGACGACCCCCGTCGAGCAGGTCCGCGCTCTGCAGCTGATGCTGTCGGAGGGCGGCTACTTCAGCCACGGCCTCGCCGGTCAGCCGCTTTCGCGTGCCGGTCACGGCGCCGAGCGGATCGCGACGCTGCTCGGCTCGCAGCAGATGGTGGGCGACGACGAGCAGTACGCCACCGCAATGGCGCTCCTCGCCGCACAGGTGGGCATCCCCGCCCGCGTCGTCATGGGTTTCTACCCCGAAGAGGACGCCGCCGGCGAACCGGTCTTCACCGCGACGGGCGACAACCTGCACGCGTGGGTCGAGGTCGCGTTCGACGACGCCGGCTGGGTGCCGTTCGACCCGACGCCGCCCGATGACCAGGTTCCGAGCGACCAGACGACCAAGCCGAAGGCCGACCCGAAGCCCCAGGTGCTGCAGCCGCCGCCGCCGCCGGCCGAGCCCGTCGACCTGCCGCCGACCGTCGCAGACGACCGCGGGTCGGAGGACGAGGACGGCCTCGACCTGGGCCTGCTGTGGACCATCGTGTCGATCGGCGTCGGCGTACTGGGTCTCGTCGCGGTCCTGCTCGCACCGTTCATCGTGATCGGGGCGCTGAAGGCCGCCCGTCGGCGCCAGCGTCGCGACGCGGAGCGCGCGTCCGACCGCATCAGCGGCGGCTGGGACGAGCTCGTCGACCGCGCGACGGACTATGGCGCCCCGGTTCGTCCCGGTGCGACGCGCCAGGAGGAAGCGGGCGTGCTCACCGCGGCGCTCGCCGAACCACGCGTCGCGACGCTGGCGACCCGGGCGGATCTCGAGGTCTTCGGTCCGACCGAGCCGACGCCCGACGACATCGAGGCGTTCTGGACGCACGTCGACGAGATCGTCGGCGGCATGGGCAAGGAGCGGTCGCTGTGGCAGCGGCTGCGCGCGCGGCTCAGCATCCGATCGCTGCTGGAAGGCACCCGCTTCGCTCTGCCGGCACGCCTCACGCCTCCGCCCCGGGCCGCGAAGCCTGCGGCGAAGGGCACGGCCGCCGAGCCGGAGGCGTCCGACGCCTCGCCGTCGAAGCGTGCGCCTCGCCGCACGCGCGCAAGCCGCGCCGCAGAACCCGTCCATCCCCCGCAGGAGACCGAATGACCGCCAGCCCGCACGTCGCCGCCCCCGCGGCGACCATCGGACGCCGTGTGGGGGCGTTCGCGATCGACCTCGGGGTCGCCTACGGCATCGCGGCCGCGCTGGTCGGTGTCGCGGTTCCCGTCGTGCTCGGCGTCGGCGGCACGGGTGACTCGGCGAGCCTCGCGGTGGCCGTCGTCCTCGCCTCCCTCGTGGTCAGCGGTGCGCTGCTCGCCTGGTGGCTGGTGTACTCGGCCATGCAGGGCGGGCGCGGTTCGATCGGGCAGCGCGCCCTCGGACTCCAGCTGCAGGACGTGGACACGCACGATCGGATCGGGTTCTGGCGCGCGGTCTGGCGCAACATCGTCTTCGGGCTCGCGGGGTCGATCGTCATCGGCTACTTCTCGCCGCTGTTCGACTCCAGCGGTCGCCGCCAGGGGTGGCACGACATGGCATCGCGATCGATGGTCCTCGACATCCGGACCGGCCAGGCGGCATCTCACGTCTCCGCGACCGCGCTCGTGGCCGAGAATCCCTACCTGGCGGCGGTTCGCACGCCGCTTCCGCCGCCGCCTTACACGGCGCCGATGCCCGACTTCCTGGTCTCGGCCGCGTCGGCGCCGGCAGAAGCGCCGCCCGCGGTGGCCGGTCCGGCTCCGGCTACGCGCCCCATCGCACCCATCCGCCCCGGGGTGATCGACGGCGTGCCGTGGGTGACCGGCGACGGGCCGTTCACGCGTGCCGCGCAGACCGATGACTTCCCGAGCATGACGATGCCGTTCCCGGCCGCGACGACCACGGAGCCTCTCGCCGCGCTGTTCGGACCGGCCGCATCCGCCGCTCCGGCTCCGGTCGCGGCGCCCGCGCGGCCGTTCGCCGCCGTCGCGTCGGTCGTCGCCCCTTCGGCGGCACCGGCACGGCCCCTGGCGTCGGTCGTGGCCCCGGCATCCGTCGCCTTCGCGTCGTCGACGGACGACCTGGATGAGACCCGCGTGGTGGTGCCGCCGCCCGCGCAGCGCGCCGCGCTGTACGACGAGGCTCCGGTGCTGGCCGTCCTCACCTGGGACGACGGGACGCGGATGGCCGTGTACGGGCGCACGCTCTACGGTCGCAACCCCGCGAACGAGCACGGTGCCGTCTCGATCCCCGTGCGCGATGAGACGCTGTCGCTCTCGAAGACGCATTTCGAGATCGGCGGCGACTCCACCGGCGCGTGGATTGTCGACCGCCACTCGACCAACGGCACCACGCTCGTGCGCGACGGCGCGCGGATCCCGCTGTCGCCCGGCGTGCGGACGAACGTGCGTGCCGGCGACACCTTCGAGTTCGGCGACCGGCGTGTCGCCGTGAGCGTCGCGTGATGACCCATCCGACGGCGCCGATCGCGGTCGCGTGCGGAGCGGCGACCGATGCGGGACTGCGGCGCCGCATCAACGAGGACGCCTACATCGCCGCCGCGCCGCTGTTCCTCGTGGCGGATGGCATGGGCGGTCACAATGCGGGCGAGATCGCCAGTGCGGCGGTCATCGGTGAGTTCGCGCCGCTCGCGGGCCGCGAGAGCCTCACCATCGACGAGGTGCAGACGGCCGTGACGGCCTCGCGCCGCCGCGTCGCGATGCTGCCGCCCGGCGCCGGTGCGGGAGCCGGCACCACCCTCGCCGGCGTCGTGATCGCCGATGTGGACGGCGAGGGCTACTGGCTCGCCATCAACGTCGGCGACTCGCGCACCTACCGCCTCAGCGAGGGGCGGTTCGAGCAGGTGAGCGTTGACCACTCCGTGGTGCAGGAGCTTGTGGACAGCGGGCAGCTCGCCGCCGATGCGGCCGAGCGGGACTCGCGCCGCAACGTCATCACCCGCGCCATAGGTGCGGGAAGCGATTCCGAACCGGACTACTGGCTGTTCCCGGCAGAGGAGGGCGACCGCATCCTGGTCTGCTCGGACGGCCTCTCCGGAGAGCTGGATCGCGACGCGCTCCACGCCATCCTGCTCACCGAGACCGACCCGCAGGCGGCGGCGACGCGGCTCGTGCACGAGGCGATGGTGCGCGGCGGTCGCGACAACATCACGGCGCTGGTCGTCGACGCGCTCGCGGTGCGCACGCGTGCGAACCGGACGTGGGAACGCGATACGGTGCCGGTGAGCGCCCCCGCGGATCCGGCCGCCGACATCGACGGCGACACGCTGCCGCGTGCGGTCGCCACAGGAGGATTCTGATGCCGACGCTGTACGCCCCGGGAACGACGCCGATCGCGGTCACGCCGCGCGGTTTCGCGGTGCTCGAACCGGGAACCTCGGCAGCGCTCCTCGGGCGCATCCGCAGCCTCGTCGCCGAGGGGCGCGGTCTGGGCGGCGTCATCGAGGCGCTCACGGGGGCCTACGGCGCGTCGCTGACGGCGATCCCGGCCTTCGCGGTGGCGCTCCCCGAGGCTGACGGCATCCGCATCGCCGTGCGCGGCGATTTCGCCTTCGAGGTGGACGCGGCCACGCCCGAGCGGATCACGGGCACCGGCGTGACGACGTGGACCGAGAGGGTGATCCCCGCGGTCGTGCGCGTGGCGTTGACGACGTCCGAGCCGGGCGCATCGTCGCCCGCGGAGTGGGAGATCGCCGACGGCATCGTGCTGGCCGGCGGAATCGTGTGGGATGCCGCGACCCCGCGCTCGTCGGCCGCACCGGTGCTGGCGAAGCGCCCGGAGCCCGTCGCCGTCCCGGCCGCCGCTTCGGCCCCGGAGACCCCGGCTGCCGGCGAGAACGCCTCCGACGCCCGCCCTGCGACCCCCGGTGCCGAGCCGACCTCCCCGGTTCCCGTGGCACCGCGTGCCGCCGCGTCTCCGGCCCCCGCGATAGCCGCGCCTCCCGGAGGGCTCATCGACTCCGTGCCGTCGCTCGCCGACGCAGAGACGCTCCTGCCGTCCGACTCGGCGCTCTCTCCGGACGACGTCGCGCCGACACGGACCGGATTCGATGCCTGGTTGATGGACGAGGACGAGGAAGAGGAGGACGGCACCGGCGCCGCCGGCGCGGTCGGTTTCGACGAGCTCATCAGCGCCACCGTGATCCGCACCGCCGACGACGCCGCTCAGCGGCAGGAGTCTCCGACGCCGCCTCCTCCGCCGCCCGGCCCGCCCGTCGCGGGCGATCACGACGGCGCGACGATCTCGCTCGCCCAGGCGCGCGCGCTGCGCGCGGCGGCATCAGGCGTCGCGGATTCGGACCCGGCACCCTCCGTGGATGCTCCCCTCGACCCGCTCGCTCCGCCGCGCCCGCCCGCGCCGGGCCGCGTGCGGATGTCGACCGGGCAGGTGATCCCGCTCGACCGCACCGTCGTGATCGGGCGCCGCCCGCGCTCGACGCGCGTGAGCGGCACCGACCTGCCGCACCTCGTCGCCGTCGACAGCCCGCAGCAGGACATCTCGCGCAGCCACGTCGAACTGCGGGCCGAAGGCGAGAGCATCGTCGCCACGGATCTGCGCACCACCAACGGCACCACGTTGCTGCGTCCGGGAACGGACCCCGTGCGACTGCATCCCGGTGAGGGCACGGTGGTGGTCCCGGGAGACGTGCTGGATCTCGGCGACGGCATCACGGTCGCGATCGAAGGGATGTCGTGAGTCCCAAGCGCGCGCCGATGGCGCCGCCCGATCTGCCGGGCTTCACCTACGTCGACCTGCTCGGGTCCGGCGGCTTCGCCGACGTGTACCTCTACGAGCAGCAGCTTCCCAAGAGGCGTGTGGCCGTCAAGGTGCTGCTCACGGAGCGCATGTCGAGCGGCTCGGTCGAGGAGTTCACCGCCGAGGCCAACGTCATGGCGATGCTCTCGACGCACCCGGCGATCGTCACGATCTACCAGGCCGGCGTCGCGCAGGACGGGCGCCCGTACCTCGTGATGGAGTACTGCCCACGCCCGAACCTGCAGGTGCGCTACCGGCGCGAACCGTTCTCGATCGCCGAATCGCTCCGCGTCGGCGTGCAGGTCGCCGCCGCGGTCGAGACCGCCCACCGCGCCGGGGTGCTCCACCGCGACATCAAGCCCGCGAACATCCTGGTCACCGAGTACAACCGTCCGGCGCTCACCGACTTCGGCATCGCATCGACGACGAATGCCGCGGCCGAGTCGGCAGGCCTGTCGATTCCGTGGTCGCCGCCGGAGTCGTTCGCCGATGTGCCGCGCAGCGACCCGCGCTCCGACGTGTGGGCGCTCGGAGCGACCGTCTACACGCTCCTCGCCGGCCGGTCGCCGTTCGAGCTGCCGGGTCAGCGCAACTCGGCGGCCGAGCTCATCCACCGCATCGAGACGCTCGCGCTGCCGCCTCTCGGCCGCGCCGACGTGCCGGTGTCGCTGCAGCGGGCGCTCGAGCGGGCGATGGCCAAGTCGCCCGCCGATCGCTACGAGAGCGCGCTGGCGTTCGCGCGCGCGCTGCAGACCGTGCAGATCGAGTTGTCGCACTCCGTGACGCCGATCGACATCCTCGACGATCAGCTTCCGGACGACATCGAGGAGGACGAGGACGACGGGCTCACGCGCGTGCGGGGCGTCGTCAGCATCAATCCCGAGACGACTCCGGCAGCCGGCATGACGCGTCCGTCGGCGGTCACCGCCCCGGCGGCGTCGCGGTTCGAACCGGCGCCCGTCGACGCCGAGACCGTCGCACGGTCGGTGACGCCGGCGTCGACGTACGAACAGACGCAGCTCCGCGGGCTGCCCCACCAGCCGGCGTCGTTCGACGAGACGGTGCTTCGTGCGCCCGCGACCACCGGCTT from Microbacterium sp. ProA8 includes these protein-coding regions:
- a CDS encoding serine/threonine-protein kinase, which codes for MSPKRAPMAPPDLPGFTYVDLLGSGGFADVYLYEQQLPKRRVAVKVLLTERMSSGSVEEFTAEANVMAMLSTHPAIVTIYQAGVAQDGRPYLVMEYCPRPNLQVRYRREPFSIAESLRVGVQVAAAVETAHRAGVLHRDIKPANILVTEYNRPALTDFGIASTTNAAAESAGLSIPWSPPESFADVPRSDPRSDVWALGATVYTLLAGRSPFELPGQRNSAAELIHRIETLALPPLGRADVPVSLQRALERAMAKSPADRYESALAFARALQTVQIELSHSVTPIDILDDQLPDDIEEDEDDGLTRVRGVVSINPETTPAAGMTRPSAVTAPAASRFEPAPVDAETVARSVTPASTYEQTQLRGLPHQPASFDETVLRAPATTGFAPTDATTVARGAIHEHGAAATVPGMFTPGADDAGAADADQVAPPRRRTGLWIGLGAGALVIVAVIIGVSLPGLLSGTSQDPPTPSASSKPQDPIAMVVPPVEDVAGAAVEGGVRFTWTNPDPQDGDSYIVEPVSASDPTTEAQPVDTAEIVVPAVASGQTCIDVTLVRENGQYQQTPSRGCAP